A window of Candidatus Jettenia caeni contains these coding sequences:
- a CDS encoding transposase has protein sequence MKQQKRDVKKLAGTDKRPLQEQKKKKSKKDYRVRNWSEYTEALRQRGSLDVWIDEGVQEKWNAEPTGQRGSPPTYSDLAITSTLQLGIVFHQRLRQTEGLVKSLFRLMNIPLKVPDYSTLSRRGETVGISLAKEKKENLVLVLDSSGLKVYGEGEWKVRQHGYTKRRTWRKIHLSITPDGEIRAQELTENSTGDSEVVDKLLSQEESRIDTFAGDGSYDKRKVYESCKRRGILRILIPPRKDAKIWQHGNCSTEPHVRDETIRHIRRTSLRQWKERVGYHVRSLVENAIFRFKTIFGDRLYARNLAQQRTEVGIKASVLNCMMKLGMPESYAIS, from the coding sequence ATGAAGCAACAGAAACGGGACGTAAAGAAACTAGCAGGAACAGATAAAAGGCCGCTCCAAGAACAGAAAAAGAAGAAATCAAAGAAGGACTACCGGGTAAGAAACTGGTCAGAGTATACAGAGGCATTAAGACAAAGAGGGTCTCTTGATGTATGGATAGACGAGGGGGTACAAGAGAAATGGAATGCAGAGCCAACGGGCCAAAGAGGGTCTCCCCCTACGTATAGTGATCTGGCCATAACATCAACGCTTCAGTTGGGTATCGTATTTCATCAAAGACTTCGTCAAACAGAAGGATTAGTCAAATCACTGTTTCGGCTCATGAATATCCCTCTGAAGGTTCCTGATTATTCAACCCTGTCTCGAAGAGGTGAAACAGTGGGAATTTCTTTAGCGAAAGAGAAGAAAGAGAATCTGGTATTAGTCCTTGATAGCAGTGGGTTAAAGGTCTATGGGGAAGGGGAATGGAAGGTAAGACAGCATGGATATACCAAGAGAAGAACATGGAGAAAGATTCATTTGTCCATTACTCCTGATGGAGAGATAAGAGCACAAGAGCTTACCGAGAATAGTACTGGTGATTCAGAGGTAGTAGATAAGCTTCTAAGCCAGGAAGAGTCAAGGATTGATACCTTTGCCGGTGATGGCTCCTATGATAAGAGGAAGGTCTATGAGAGTTGTAAGAGAAGAGGGATTCTCAGAATACTTATTCCTCCGAGGAAGGATGCAAAGATATGGCAGCATGGCAACTGCAGTACAGAGCCACATGTCCGAGATGAGACGATAAGGCATATCAGAAGAACTTCCCTAAGACAGTGGAAAGAGCGTGTTGGTTACCACGTCCGCTCTCTGGTTGAGAATGCGATATTTCGATTCAAAACCATCTTTGGCGATAGGCTTTATGCCAGAAATCTTGCTCAACAAAGAACAGAAGTAGGTATCAAGGCATCTGTTTTAAACTGTATGATGAAATTAGGAATGCCGGAAAGTTATGCGATCTCATAA
- a CDS encoding putative heme protein: MLKLFQKKNLRIYIVITGIAISCFESYALSDTEQRRENTPSVTYSNPYFKGTKEEREALIKRMTSLLGVDCNFCHNEDLTVFTEAGEKSKEMMKASVALGVECDHCHIDLNHYKENEQQARKMFELSEVMGTECNFCHAGKEKLTPKGEKSKTAFVTRDWATEGTKQCLACHIEKKQFALNFYGWQVLNAMRGLKGM; the protein is encoded by the coding sequence ATGCTAAAACTATTTCAAAAGAAAAACTTGAGAATATATATAGTTATCACGGGTATTGCGATATCTTGCTTTGAAAGTTACGCTTTATCGGATACAGAACAGAGAAGGGAAAACACCCCAAGCGTTACCTACTCAAATCCTTACTTTAAAGGTACAAAAGAAGAGAGAGAAGCACTGATAAAAAGGATGACATCCCTCCTGGGTGTTGATTGTAATTTTTGCCATAATGAAGATTTAACAGTATTTACAGAAGCAGGAGAGAAATCAAAGGAAATGATGAAGGCTTCTGTTGCGCTGGGTGTTGAATGCGACCATTGTCATATTGATCTGAATCATTATAAGGAAAACGAACAACAGGCCAGGAAGATGTTTGAGCTTTCTGAGGTTATGGGAACGGAATGTAATTTCTGCCATGCAGGAAAGGAAAAGTTAACGCCAAAAGGAGAAAAGTCTAAAACTGCATTTGTAACCCGTGATTGGGCTACGGAAGGAACGAAGCAATGTTTAGCGTGTCATATTGAAAAAAAACAGTTTGCCTTAAATTTTTATGGATGGCAAGTTTTAAATGCAATGAGAGGTTTAAAGGGAATGTGA
- a CDS encoding putative rubredoxin, producing the protein MSKWECRVCGYVYDPEKGDPDNGVKPGTSFENLPDDWICPSCGAGRDMFDKLD; encoded by the coding sequence ATGTCAAAGTGGGAATGCAGGGTGTGTGGCTATGTATACGATCCGGAAAAGGGAGACCCGGATAATGGCGTAAAACCCGGGACGTCTTTTGAGAATTTACCGGATGATTGGATTTGTCCATCCTGTGGCGCTGGTAGGGATATGTTTGACAAACTCGATTAA
- a CDS encoding aspartate ammonia-lyase produces MSKRKIDSFRTEKDSLGEMHVPATVYYGIQTARAIENFPISGQTSQPVFTLAVAHIKKATAMVNVELGCLDSRIGNMIILACDRILNGEFQEQFLVDVYQAGAGTSHHMNVNEVIANIAIEMLGGEKGDYSIVHPNDHVNYGQSTNDVYPTAMRIAALQLSKKLIKGLYILIEVFNQKAKSFDSMIKSARTHLHDAVPIRVGQEFSGYTESLFKATKGIEKAIESLKELGIGGTAVGTGINTHPEFAHKVIEKLRKMTNLDLKESKNRFEATQSCAPFVEHSGSLRTLAVELIRISNDLRLMNSGPNTGLAEIDLPAMQPGSSIMPGKVNPVIPEMMNMVCFSVLGNDMSIALAAQAGQFELNVMMPLIQYKLLDSIIILTNAARIFHEKCIYGITVNVDKCRNYAMRSLGIVTILNPIIGYSKAADIVKESMQTGKSVKEIIQQHKLIPADQLDQILSPAFMTEPHTKGASV; encoded by the coding sequence ATGAGCAAGAGAAAGATCGATTCATTCCGTACCGAAAAAGATTCCCTGGGTGAGATGCATGTTCCTGCAACGGTCTACTACGGAATCCAAACGGCCAGGGCTATTGAGAATTTTCCCATTAGTGGTCAAACATCTCAGCCGGTATTTACCTTGGCCGTTGCTCATATAAAAAAGGCAACTGCTATGGTGAACGTAGAACTCGGTTGCCTCGATAGCAGGATTGGCAATATGATTATTCTGGCATGTGACCGCATATTGAATGGTGAATTTCAGGAACAGTTTCTGGTGGATGTATACCAGGCAGGGGCAGGAACATCACATCATATGAATGTAAATGAAGTTATTGCTAATATTGCAATCGAAATGCTGGGTGGTGAAAAAGGCGATTATTCCATCGTGCATCCGAACGACCATGTGAATTATGGACAATCCACCAATGATGTCTATCCTACTGCAATGCGTATCGCAGCGTTACAGTTATCTAAAAAACTTATTAAGGGCCTGTATATCCTGATTGAGGTGTTTAATCAGAAAGCAAAATCATTTGATTCAATGATAAAATCAGCCCGTACACATCTTCATGATGCTGTACCTATCCGGGTAGGACAGGAATTCTCTGGCTATACGGAATCCCTGTTTAAAGCGACCAAAGGTATTGAAAAGGCAATCGAAAGCTTAAAAGAATTAGGAATCGGTGGCACCGCTGTAGGTACAGGAATTAACACTCATCCGGAGTTTGCTCACAAAGTTATTGAAAAGCTTAGAAAGATGACCAATCTTGACCTCAAGGAATCAAAGAATCGATTTGAGGCCACGCAGAGTTGTGCGCCTTTTGTCGAACACTCTGGATCCCTTCGCACTTTAGCTGTGGAACTTATCCGTATCTCAAATGACCTGAGATTAATGAATTCCGGACCAAACACAGGGCTGGCGGAGATCGATCTGCCTGCAATGCAGCCAGGGTCATCTATTATGCCAGGAAAGGTTAATCCTGTTATTCCTGAAATGATGAATATGGTCTGTTTTTCTGTTCTGGGCAACGATATGTCAATAGCGCTGGCCGCTCAGGCCGGACAATTTGAGCTGAATGTTATGATGCCGTTAATTCAGTACAAGCTACTTGATTCCATTATCATTCTTACAAATGCTGCAAGGATATTTCATGAGAAATGTATTTATGGTATTACGGTAAATGTGGATAAATGCCGGAACTATGCCATGAGGAGTTTGGGAATCGTTACTATTCTGAATCCTATTATAGGATATTCAAAAGCGGCTGATATCGTAAAAGAATCGATGCAGACAGGGAAATCTGTAAAAGAGATTATTCAGCAACACAAACTTATTCCTGCAGATCAATTAGACCAGATATTATCTCCTGCTTTTATGACTGAGCCGCATACAAAAGGCGCTTCTGTATAA
- a CDS encoding putative rubrerythrin codes for MSEALKDIKSIALQMEIDGIKFYTDMASKTFHPMGKAMFRSFIEDEKMHAKRIKTLLFTHKEAVQEREKTAINPKERLINIFQDMGDELKQKVNANTNDIEAVKLAITIEENGIKFYEQAAKDAHDRREKDVYHFLASEEEIHCTILKNTLEYLENTELWEAENEGRMYDLWVNMVSKKV; via the coding sequence ATGAGCGAGGCTTTAAAGGATATAAAATCAATTGCACTCCAGATGGAAATAGACGGGATAAAATTCTATACTGATATGGCATCCAAAACCTTTCATCCTATGGGTAAGGCTATGTTCCGATCTTTTATAGAAGATGAAAAAATGCATGCGAAAAGGATCAAGACCTTATTGTTTACCCATAAAGAGGCTGTTCAGGAAAGAGAAAAAACTGCAATAAATCCCAAAGAGAGGCTCATAAATATCTTTCAGGATATGGGCGATGAGTTAAAACAAAAGGTAAATGCAAACACAAACGATATAGAAGCTGTGAAGCTGGCTATAACGATAGAGGAAAATGGAATTAAATTTTATGAACAAGCTGCTAAAGATGCGCATGACAGAAGGGAAAAGGATGTGTATCATTTCCTTGCCAGTGAGGAGGAGATACATTGTACTATTTTAAAGAATACGCTTGAATATCTTGAAAATACAGAGCTTTGGGAAGCCGAGAACGAAGGACGTATGTATGATCTGTGGGTGAATATGGTAAGTAAAAAAGTATGA
- a CDS encoding thioredoxin reductase: MNSDYDVVIVGGGPAALAAAVYTCRALLKTVILEKRYLGGQLIGTELIENYPGFPEVITGVDLVQRMEAQAKRFGAEVRYEEVSKLDLENGLKIVTTDTDKYASHVVILAAGADPKKLGVPGEKEFYGNGVSYCATCDGAFYKGKDVVVVGGGDSAITEGIFLTKYANSVKIIHRRDEFRATKIYLDDAFSNPKISVVLNTIVESVNGKEKIEGVTTQNVLTKEKKDFPCQAVFIFIGSSPNTDFLGNLLCVDTGCHIETNIHMETAIEGLYAVGDIRKNSYRQIATAVGEGVTAAIAAEHKLTELKSLGKTKK, from the coding sequence GTGAATAGCGATTATGATGTAGTTATTGTGGGAGGAGGACCGGCTGCCCTTGCCGCCGCTGTCTATACCTGCCGTGCCCTGCTTAAGACGGTGATTCTTGAGAAGAGATATCTGGGAGGTCAGTTAATCGGTACTGAACTCATTGAGAATTACCCGGGGTTTCCTGAGGTTATTACCGGTGTTGATTTGGTACAGAGAATGGAAGCGCAGGCCAAACGGTTTGGTGCAGAGGTCCGGTATGAGGAAGTTTCGAAATTAGATTTGGAAAATGGTTTAAAAATCGTTACGACTGATACCGATAAATACGCCAGCCATGTCGTTATTTTAGCTGCTGGCGCAGATCCCAAAAAATTAGGGGTGCCTGGTGAGAAGGAATTTTATGGGAATGGCGTTAGCTATTGCGCCACCTGCGACGGAGCGTTTTATAAGGGTAAAGATGTTGTTGTTGTTGGAGGAGGCGACTCTGCTATTACAGAAGGCATTTTTCTTACCAAATATGCCAATTCAGTCAAGATAATACACCGGAGAGATGAGTTTCGGGCTACAAAGATTTATCTCGACGATGCCTTTTCAAATCCAAAAATAAGTGTAGTATTAAACACTATAGTTGAAAGTGTTAACGGCAAAGAAAAGATTGAAGGGGTTACTACTCAAAATGTTCTAACGAAAGAGAAAAAGGATTTTCCCTGTCAAGCAGTTTTTATTTTCATTGGAAGTTCACCGAATACAGATTTTTTAGGCAATTTGCTCTGCGTAGATACCGGATGCCATATTGAGACAAACATCCATATGGAAACAGCTATTGAGGGACTGTATGCTGTCGGTGATATTCGAAAAAATTCTTATCGGCAAATTGCAACTGCCGTTGGGGAAGGGGTTACTGCCGCTATTGCGGCTGAACATAAATTGACAGAATTAAAATCCTTAGGCAAAACAAAGAAATAA
- a CDS encoding tRNA delta(2)-isopentenylpyrophosphate transferase, with amino-acid sequence MAIPIWILTGPTASGKTDVALKIAESIGAEIVSADSMLVYRGMDIGTEKPSRTARNTIPHHLIDIVEPWEEYSVGQYVKDLEGVISRLYQQSKPCMVVGGTALYLKAIVDGLFEGPPADWEYRNYLRSVAEEKGSDYLHKILIEVDPEIATKLHSNDQKRVIRALEVYKTTGQRISSFQTQFGHKNPKYDCLVVALEHDRDILYKRIEARIDRMLLRGLIDEVRTLLHNPSGLSKQASQALGYKEVINYFSGKYTLYEATEVMKKRTRWFAKRQMTWFRSFSDIHWVHVSPDNDIIRLSERVLEQFTGRVNK; translated from the coding sequence ATGGCTATTCCTATTTGGATACTTACAGGACCTACGGCGAGCGGGAAGACGGATGTTGCATTAAAGATTGCAGAGAGTATTGGTGCTGAAATAGTTTCCGCTGACTCTATGTTGGTATATCGGGGTATGGATATCGGTACAGAAAAACCTTCTCGTACCGCAAGAAATACCATTCCGCATCATTTAATTGATATTGTAGAGCCGTGGGAGGAATATAGCGTAGGACAATATGTGAAAGATTTAGAAGGAGTTATTTCCAGACTTTATCAACAGAGCAAACCATGTATGGTTGTAGGTGGAACAGCTCTTTATTTAAAGGCTATTGTAGACGGTTTATTTGAGGGGCCACCTGCGGACTGGGAATACCGGAACTACTTAAGATCCGTTGCCGAAGAAAAAGGTTCCGATTACCTTCACAAAATACTTATTGAGGTAGATCCCGAGATTGCCACTAAGCTACATTCGAATGATCAAAAAAGGGTTATCCGGGCGCTGGAAGTGTATAAGACGACAGGGCAGCGCATCTCTTCTTTTCAAACTCAATTTGGCCATAAGAATCCGAAATATGATTGCCTGGTAGTTGCTCTTGAACACGATCGTGATATCTTGTATAAGCGTATAGAAGCACGTATAGACCGTATGCTTCTTCGTGGACTTATAGATGAAGTACGGACTTTATTACATAATCCGTCGGGGTTAAGTAAACAGGCCTCTCAGGCGCTCGGATACAAAGAGGTTATTAACTATTTCAGTGGGAAATATACCCTTTATGAGGCTACAGAGGTAATGAAAAAAAGAACGCGCTGGTTTGCAAAAAGGCAAATGACCTGGTTCCGGAGTTTTTCAGACATCCATTGGGTTCATGTATCCCCGGATAATGATATAATACGTCTGTCAGAAAGGGTACTTGAGCAATTTACAGGTAGGGTAAATAAATGA